In Deltaproteobacteria bacterium HGW-Deltaproteobacteria-4, a single genomic region encodes these proteins:
- a CDS encoding glutamate synthase gives MKRIDPDPSGLVPRERDACAIIAYINKSGRPTHGNVQRTIEALIKMGHRAGEINGEGDGCGLLTDIPRILWQEILNHAGQRAELADDPGFAVGHFLLNREDLNTRPQLQDSILARIRAAGLEVLVERPAPVRSEVLATRARAGEPLLWQVALHCPEAKTAPCRLFALQLSLEEEFPIQVASLSTNVAAYKVHGAPEILPRYYPELKRREFLSGVTIGHSRYSTNTLPTVLRAQPFSLLGHNGEINTIARLREEARMLGIDLPYGGSDSQDLNRILEGLICRYGFTLFEAMELVFPPVFSVVERMAPDFQAMYGWFRRFLTASAQGPAAIIARHNDRCIFSVDAMGLRPLWVGETDKEIFASSELGVVPHEEILSDPKPLAPGEKLGIKLAADREPVVLAHHELRDEVLAVFRKRTDLAAQARSLVKGGLIGAIHELPLQGWQRSSRLLTGNLMSAFAWKSTDVQNLREMAKSGQDPIASLGYDGPLAPLSLSRQNLADYFKEQVAVVTNPAIDREREAEHFSTRVFIGPRPNLRGTLQPAVELALPLLLGGTRHSSGEDLSALGNRFGTCTLESLLARTGANRSRSLSCTMKRSESLPEALARLTQEAVTAVRRGVRLLLLDDSAAFTPTQAFLDPCLVVAVLHKALKETTTNNGESLRRRVAIVVRSGALRNLHDLIFAYGMGADALCPYLMWEQAAEQEKGVENLLGVLARGLEKVISTMGTHEIGGYGKYFASIGLCSHLAAIFETPNFCGSGTGGLTLQLLEAENKGRSSVARSRDKQPVPVQFRLYPRIWKMVGQVAKMEESYADLSRLIQQLEAENPTAIRHLVDLRYQEELAVDPEEVDTTVGRHDLPILLSAMSFGSQGETPFRIYAEAARRLNIICMNGEGGEIADMLGQYRHNRGQQIASGRFGVTMEYLNSADILEIKVGQGAKPGEGGHLPGFKVTAKIAAARHATPGVSLISPSNNHDLYSIEDLAQIIEELRTANPSARISVKVPAVAGIATIALGIAKAGADIITISGYDGGTGAARKHAIKFVGLPAEIGVREAHRALVEAGMRDRVELWADGGARTGRDVVKLMLLGANRVGFGTMAMVIIGCTTCRGCHLGTCHVGIATQIETVEEAQARGLKRFVPRVLENGIIYETTFFRGMAREIKILTAKLGYRRTQDLVGHAELLVQSRGLDRLDLGDLLSLPASPALPALENEVRIIRKPLNYLTSLISGLVADAFSAGEERVRYDDDNATSSDRAIGTHLAGTMVRGWQAGKFTPECEALLHFHRDSVPGNGLGAFTIPRIAIRVEGGAQDGVGKSTQGGKIVILKGENRNGVRVGGSVGKGLAYGAQGGTFIIQGDADSRACIRLSGADVILGGRIRTRLDDSLANLAGRANLKGFACEYMTAGRVVILGDPGPWFCSGMTGGTVYCHLDTTMGFDREALRRRLARGAGVEIRALEEEDTAIIDFLLGKYHRELIHSHQEEEADWLATVIAACRSRFVKIVPEKAVLMPRSTE, from the coding sequence ATGAAGAGAATCGATCCGGATCCTTCCGGTCTCGTCCCCCGGGAACGGGACGCCTGTGCCATCATCGCTTACATCAACAAGAGCGGTCGGCCCACGCACGGTAATGTGCAGCGAACGATCGAGGCGCTGATCAAGATGGGGCACCGCGCCGGCGAGATCAATGGCGAGGGCGATGGCTGCGGCCTCCTCACCGATATCCCCCGTATCCTGTGGCAGGAGATCCTGAACCATGCCGGGCAGCGAGCGGAGCTGGCGGACGATCCCGGCTTTGCCGTCGGCCATTTTCTTCTCAATCGCGAAGATTTGAACACCCGGCCCCAGTTGCAGGATAGTATCCTCGCCCGCATCCGTGCCGCCGGGCTGGAGGTGCTGGTCGAGCGGCCGGCACCGGTGCGCAGCGAAGTCCTCGCCACCCGCGCCCGGGCGGGCGAGCCACTACTTTGGCAAGTGGCGCTGCACTGTCCGGAAGCGAAAACGGCGCCCTGCCGCCTCTTTGCCTTGCAACTTTCTCTGGAAGAGGAATTCCCTATCCAGGTCGCTTCCCTCTCGACGAACGTCGCTGCCTATAAGGTGCATGGCGCCCCGGAGATTTTGCCCCGCTACTATCCGGAATTGAAGCGCCGCGAATTTCTTTCCGGCGTCACCATCGGCCACAGCCGTTACTCCACCAACACCCTCCCGACCGTCCTCCGTGCCCAGCCCTTCTCCCTGCTCGGTCACAACGGCGAGATCAACACCATTGCCCGCCTGCGTGAAGAAGCGCGGATGCTCGGCATCGATCTCCCTTATGGCGGCAGCGATTCGCAGGATCTCAACCGCATCCTGGAGGGGCTGATCTGCCGCTACGGCTTCACCCTCTTCGAAGCGATGGAGCTGGTCTTTCCGCCGGTCTTCAGTGTTGTCGAGCGGATGGCCCCCGACTTTCAAGCCATGTACGGCTGGTTCCGCCGTTTCCTCACTGCCAGCGCCCAGGGACCGGCTGCCATCATTGCCCGCCACAACGATCGCTGCATCTTTAGCGTCGATGCCATGGGGCTTCGCCCTCTTTGGGTCGGGGAGACCGATAAGGAGATTTTCGCTTCTTCGGAGCTGGGGGTCGTCCCGCACGAAGAGATTCTCAGTGATCCCAAGCCGCTGGCACCGGGAGAGAAGCTCGGGATCAAGCTGGCTGCCGACCGGGAACCGGTAGTCCTGGCGCATCATGAACTGCGGGATGAAGTCCTCGCCGTCTTCCGCAAGCGGACTGATCTCGCAGCGCAGGCCAGGAGTCTGGTTAAAGGGGGATTAATAGGGGCAATTCATGAATTGCCCTTACAGGGATGGCAGCGCAGCTCCCGCCTCCTCACCGGGAACCTGATGTCCGCTTTTGCCTGGAAATCGACAGATGTGCAGAATCTGCGGGAGATGGCAAAAAGTGGTCAGGATCCCATCGCCTCCCTCGGTTACGACGGCCCCCTCGCCCCCCTTTCCTTGTCGCGGCAGAACCTGGCCGACTACTTCAAGGAACAGGTGGCGGTGGTGACCAATCCGGCCATCGATCGCGAGCGGGAAGCAGAGCACTTCTCCACCCGTGTCTTTATCGGTCCGCGGCCAAACTTGCGGGGGACGCTCCAACCGGCGGTGGAGCTGGCCCTGCCGCTCCTCCTCGGCGGGACGCGCCACAGCAGCGGGGAGGATTTATCCGCCCTTGGCAACCGCTTTGGCACCTGTACTCTGGAGAGTCTGCTGGCCCGGACCGGTGCCAACCGCAGCCGCAGCCTCAGTTGCACGATGAAACGGAGTGAATCGCTGCCGGAGGCGCTGGCGCGGCTGACCCAGGAAGCGGTGACGGCCGTGCGGCGCGGGGTGCGCCTTCTCCTTCTCGACGACAGCGCCGCCTTTACTCCGACCCAGGCCTTTCTCGACCCCTGCCTGGTGGTGGCGGTGCTGCACAAAGCCCTCAAGGAGACGACAACCAACAACGGCGAATCGCTGCGCCGTCGGGTTGCTATTGTTGTCCGCTCCGGGGCGCTGCGTAATCTGCATGATCTGATCTTCGCTTACGGCATGGGGGCCGATGCCCTCTGCCCTTATTTAATGTGGGAGCAGGCCGCTGAACAGGAAAAGGGCGTCGAGAATCTCCTCGGCGTTCTGGCGCGCGGTCTGGAGAAGGTCATTTCGACCATGGGCACCCATGAGATCGGCGGCTACGGTAAATATTTCGCCTCCATCGGCCTGTGCAGTCATCTCGCCGCCATCTTCGAAACCCCCAACTTCTGCGGCTCCGGTACCGGCGGGTTGACGTTGCAACTTCTCGAAGCCGAGAATAAGGGGCGCAGCAGCGTCGCCCGCAGCCGCGACAAGCAGCCGGTTCCGGTGCAGTTTCGTCTCTACCCGCGCATCTGGAAGATGGTCGGCCAGGTGGCGAAGATGGAGGAGAGCTACGCTGACCTGTCCCGTCTCATCCAGCAGCTGGAGGCGGAGAATCCGACCGCCATCCGTCATCTTGTCGATCTCCGTTATCAGGAAGAGCTCGCCGTCGATCCTGAAGAGGTCGATACCACAGTAGGGCGCCATGATCTCCCGATCCTGCTCTCGGCGATGAGTTTCGGCTCACAGGGAGAGACCCCTTTCCGCATCTACGCCGAGGCGGCACGGCGGCTGAACATCATCTGCATGAACGGCGAAGGGGGGGAGATTGCCGACATGCTCGGCCAGTATCGCCACAACCGCGGCCAGCAGATCGCTTCTGGCCGCTTCGGGGTGACGATGGAGTACCTCAATTCTGCCGACATCCTCGAAATCAAGGTCGGACAGGGGGCGAAACCGGGGGAGGGGGGGCATCTCCCCGGCTTCAAGGTGACGGCGAAGATCGCTGCTGCCCGTCATGCTACCCCCGGCGTCTCGCTGATTTCACCATCCAACAACCATGATCTTTACTCCATCGAGGATCTTGCCCAGATTATTGAAGAGTTGCGTACCGCCAACCCCTCCGCCCGCATCAGCGTCAAGGTGCCGGCAGTGGCGGGGATTGCGACTATTGCCCTCGGTATCGCCAAGGCCGGAGCGGATATCATCACCATCAGTGGCTATGACGGCGGTACCGGCGCCGCCCGCAAACATGCCATCAAGTTTGTCGGCCTCCCGGCCGAGATCGGCGTGCGCGAAGCGCACCGCGCATTGGTCGAGGCGGGGATGCGTGATCGGGTCGAGCTCTGGGCCGACGGCGGCGCCCGAACCGGCCGCGACGTGGTCAAACTCATGCTCCTTGGTGCCAACCGCGTCGGCTTCGGCACCATGGCGATGGTTATCATCGGCTGCACCACTTGTCGCGGCTGCCACCTCGGCACCTGTCATGTCGGCATCGCCACCCAGATCGAGACGGTGGAGGAGGCGCAGGCGCGCGGCCTCAAGCGTTTCGTGCCGCGTGTTCTCGAGAACGGCATCATCTACGAAACCACCTTCTTCCGCGGCATGGCGCGGGAGATCAAGATCCTCACCGCCAAGCTCGGCTATCGTCGTACCCAGGATCTGGTCGGTCACGCCGAACTTCTGGTACAGAGCCGCGGCCTCGACCGTCTCGATCTTGGCGATCTCCTTTCCTTGCCGGCATCTCCGGCCCTCCCGGCGCTGGAGAATGAGGTGCGGATTATTCGTAAACCCCTCAACTATCTAACCTCCCTCATCTCCGGTCTGGTCGCTGACGCCTTTAGCGCCGGGGAAGAGCGGGTCCGTTACGACGACGACAATGCCACCAGCTCGGACCGGGCGATCGGTACCCACCTCGCCGGCACCATGGTGCGGGGCTGGCAGGCCGGCAAGTTCACTCCGGAGTGCGAGGCTCTCCTCCATTTCCATCGCGACTCGGTCCCCGGCAACGGTCTGGGCGCCTTCACCATCCCCCGCATCGCCATCCGTGTCGAAGGCGGGGCGCAGGATGGTGTCGGCAAGTCGACGCAGGGAGGGAAGATCGTCATCCTCAAAGGGGAGAACCGCAACGGCGTTCGCGTCGGCGGCTCGGTCGGCAAGGGCCTCGCCTACGGCGCCCAGGGGGGGACCTTCATCATTCAGGGGGATGCCGACAGTCGTGCCTGCATTCGCCTGTCCGGCGCCGACGTCATCCTCGGCGGACGCATTCGTACCCGGCTCGACGACAGTCTCGCCAATCTTGCCGGCCGCGCCAACCTCAAGGGTTTTGCCTGCGAATATATGACCGCCGGTCGCGTCGTCATCCTCGGTGACCCTGGTCCTTGGTTCTGTTCGGGGATGACCGGCGGCACGGTTTATTGTCACCTCGATACAACGATGGGTTTTGACCGCGAGGCATTACGGCGGCGGCTGGCGCGCGGGGCAGGGGTGGAGATCCGTGCTCTGGAGGAAGAGGATACGGCGATTATTGATTTCCTGCTCGGCAAGTATCACCGCGAACTTATCCATTCGCATCAGGAAGAGGAAGCCGACTGGCTGGCCACCGTGATCGCCGCCTGTCGCAGTCGTTTTGTCAAGATTGTGCCGGAAAAGGCGGTGTTGATGCCGCGCAGTACTGAGTAG
- a CDS encoding TonB-dependent receptor: MARVKTLSLYEAVMNQARISFLLKLSSLLCLLALIFTVSPVLAAGMDDDKALNLTTLSLEQLMEIEVPTVYGACKYDQKVTDAPASVTIITAEEIKKYGYRSFAEILRSVRGFSVSNDRNYQYLGVRGFSRPGDYNSRVLLLIDGHRLNNNIYDQAPIGTDFPLDVDLIDRVEVIRGPGSALYGTSAFFGVINVITRQGKDLKTLEASGSAGNQETYSGRLSYGNKLPGGLEMLVSASRYDSEGEDRLYFKEFDALGDNNGIAEHADGDSSYSLFSRFTLRDLTLTGAVSSREKVIPTGAYQTVFNDPRNRTTDAYGYLDLKYSHRLEEQGEVTARAYYENFRYRGDYIYNGELEGDPLQVNKDFADGEWVGFELMATRRFFDKHQLTTGLENRYNLRLDQRNYWVEPFESTLDDQRSSNIYALYIQDEYQILSNLSLIGGVRYDHYNSFGGTSSPRLALIYKPYEKSIFKFLYGKAFRAPNVYELFYADGVYYRANPDLNPERITTTEVVYDQYLGEHFRSTLSAYYYQIKGLISQQLGPDDLLVYENTETIQARGIEAEVEVRWADGLQGRASYVLQQAEDKETGLTLTNSPRHQAKVNLNIPLVKQKLFAGAEVQYTSTRKTLLRNDTGGFTTTNLTLFSQNLVPGLDLSASVYNLFDKNYGDPVAGELQIDPEQPELGLDTVAQDGRTFRVKLSYRF, translated from the coding sequence ATGGCCCGGGTTAAAACGCTCTCCCTCTATGAGGCTGTCATGAATCAGGCGCGTATCTCATTCCTGTTGAAACTCTCCTCTTTATTATGTCTGTTAGCCTTAATTTTTACCGTCTCCCCGGTCCTGGCCGCCGGGATGGATGATGACAAGGCACTTAACCTGACGACCTTGAGCCTTGAACAGCTCATGGAGATTGAAGTGCCGACCGTTTATGGCGCCTGCAAGTATGATCAGAAGGTGACGGATGCCCCGGCTTCAGTCACTATCATTACCGCTGAGGAGATCAAAAAGTACGGTTACCGCTCCTTTGCTGAAATTCTTCGCAGTGTGCGGGGCTTCAGCGTGTCCAACGACCGCAACTACCAGTACCTGGGAGTGCGGGGATTCAGTCGCCCCGGTGACTACAACAGTCGCGTGCTCCTTCTCATCGACGGCCATCGCCTCAATAACAATATCTACGATCAAGCGCCAATCGGAACGGACTTTCCCCTTGATGTTGACCTGATTGACCGGGTCGAAGTTATCCGCGGGCCGGGCTCAGCCCTTTACGGCACCAGCGCCTTCTTCGGGGTGATCAACGTCATCACCCGGCAAGGGAAAGATCTCAAGACCCTTGAAGCATCAGGATCAGCCGGGAACCAGGAGACTTACAGCGGCCGTCTCAGTTATGGCAACAAACTCCCCGGCGGTCTGGAAATGCTGGTTTCGGCTTCCCGTTATGACAGTGAAGGGGAGGATCGCCTCTACTTTAAAGAGTTTGACGCCCTTGGCGATAATAACGGCATTGCTGAACATGCGGATGGCGACAGCTCCTACAGTCTCTTCTCCAGATTCACCTTACGGGACCTGACCCTCACTGGTGCCGTCTCTTCGCGGGAAAAGGTGATTCCGACCGGTGCCTACCAAACCGTCTTCAATGACCCCCGCAACCGCACGACCGATGCGTACGGGTATCTTGACTTGAAATACAGCCATAGACTGGAGGAACAGGGGGAGGTGACGGCCCGGGCTTACTATGAAAACTTCCGTTACCGCGGCGATTATATCTACAACGGGGAATTGGAAGGGGATCCGCTGCAGGTTAACAAGGACTTTGCCGACGGGGAATGGGTCGGTTTCGAACTGATGGCAACCCGGCGTTTTTTCGACAAGCATCAGCTCACCACCGGTTTAGAAAATCGCTACAATCTCCGCCTCGACCAGCGCAACTATTGGGTGGAGCCTTTTGAAAGCACGCTTGACGACCAGCGCAGCTCGAATATCTATGCCCTCTACATTCAGGACGAATACCAGATCCTTTCCAACCTCAGCCTCATCGGCGGCGTACGCTACGATCACTACAACTCTTTTGGTGGCACGAGCTCCCCCCGACTGGCTCTGATCTACAAGCCTTACGAGAAAAGCATCTTCAAATTCCTTTATGGTAAAGCCTTCCGTGCCCCGAACGTTTACGAATTGTTCTATGCCGATGGCGTGTATTACCGCGCCAATCCCGACTTGAATCCGGAAAGGATCACGACGACTGAAGTCGTCTACGACCAGTATCTGGGCGAGCACTTTCGCTCCACACTCTCCGCTTATTATTACCAGATCAAGGGGTTAATCTCTCAGCAGTTGGGGCCGGATGATCTTCTTGTCTATGAAAATACCGAGACCATACAGGCCCGGGGGATTGAAGCGGAGGTGGAGGTGCGTTGGGCCGATGGGCTGCAGGGGCGGGCGAGTTACGTTCTGCAGCAGGCCGAAGACAAGGAGACAGGGCTGACCTTGACCAATTCTCCCCGCCACCAGGCGAAAGTGAATCTGAATATTCCCTTGGTCAAGCAGAAGCTTTTCGCCGGCGCCGAAGTCCAGTACACCAGCACCCGCAAGACCCTGTTGCGAAACGATACCGGCGGGTTTACTACGACCAACCTGACCCTCTTCAGTCAGAATCTGGTGCCGGGACTCGATCTCTCCGCCAGCGTCTATAACCTCTTTGATAAGAATTATGGCGATCCTGTCGCCGGCGAATTGCAAATTGATCCGGAGCAGCCCGAACTCGGGCTTGATACCGTTGCTCAGGATGGCCGCACATTCCGGGTGAAACTGAGCTATCGCTTCTAG
- a CDS encoding DUF4154 domain-containing protein, with translation MKRKCPNYIKITGKLLTLLVLVLALLTIEPLPLSAEAPTPREYKVKSAFLYNFVHFVDWPASAFTSAQSPFTVGILGKNPFGADLESLNGQSIKNRKLLVKTLRSIEEAKDCQLLFISNSERGRLLQILSALQGIPVLTVSDIEGFAASGGMIHFVTLEDKVRFEINLKEAQAVKLNLSSQLLKLARDVIK, from the coding sequence TTGAAACGCAAATGTCCCAATTACATTAAGATTACTGGCAAGCTGCTGACCCTGCTGGTTCTGGTTCTGGCTCTTTTGACAATCGAACCGCTCCCCCTCTCGGCCGAGGCCCCCACCCCCCGGGAATACAAAGTCAAAAGTGCGTTCCTTTACAACTTTGTCCATTTTGTTGACTGGCCTGCCAGCGCCTTTACCTCTGCTCAATCCCCTTTTACTGTCGGCATTCTCGGGAAAAATCCCTTCGGTGCGGATCTGGAGAGCCTGAATGGTCAGAGCATTAAAAATCGAAAGCTCCTGGTCAAAACTCTGAGGAGCATCGAGGAAGCCAAGGACTGTCAGCTGCTTTTCATCAGTAACTCGGAGCGTGGGCGCCTGCTTCAAATCCTGAGCGCACTTCAAGGAATTCCAGTGTTGACGGTCAGTGATATTGAGGGGTTTGCTGCTAGCGGCGGAATGATTCATTTCGTCACTCTGGAGGATAAGGTCCGCTTTGAAATCAACCTTAAGGAGGCCCAGGCTGTCAAGCTCAACCTTAGTTCTCAGCTCCTCAAATTGGCACGTGATGTCATCAAATGA
- a CDS encoding GGDEF domain-containing protein, with translation MLISFNDSALKHKLISIMLLTSSIVLLITSLSFFTHELLTYRKVMRQELLGIADIISNNTASALIFNDQNAAQLTLQGLTGNPRILKAQILSPEGKVFAEYGSSGLKTNLLSMSPAGKKAFWDWHSPEEVIQKITVDGREVGTVVIQSNSAGLREKLDLFLVVAAISMLVSGLIAYVVSTRLQGLISEPIMRLVQTMKRVSQEKNYQLRTKKNSNDEIGTLIDGFNEMLEEIAERDELLRQRHDHLQQLAHFDSLTRLPNRVLFYDRISQALLQAARLKQKVAILFVDLDHFKDINDTLGHRIGDLLLIEVASRLQEIVRACDTVARMGGDEFTLCLQNMEHPDNAGLVAQKIVNSLARPYTIEGEDIFVSASVGITLFPVDGVSVDELLKNADTAMYHVKDHGKNMFQFFSQEMNDKTCSRLALHNSLRYALERNEFLLYYQPKFDIASRQPTGMEALLRWNNPEKGIIVPDKFIPLAEETGLIVPIGEWVLRTVCEQINSWQAQGNPPLRVSINISPVQFRRDDFAESILRILEETGVNPNLLELELTESALMQNTASTVAILHKCRNLGMHISIDDFGTGYSSLSYLKRFPIDTLKIDRSFIFNLTENRDDNAIVTAIIAMAHSLNLKIIAEGVETEGQLAFLVEQGCEEMQGYLYSRPLPAKEIDKLFATLMPPKIADRQ, from the coding sequence ATGCTGATCAGTTTCAATGACTCTGCTCTCAAGCACAAGCTGATTTCAATCATGCTGCTGACCAGCAGCATCGTTCTGCTGATCACTTCGCTCTCTTTTTTCACCCACGAGCTGCTGACCTACCGTAAAGTGATGCGACAAGAACTGCTCGGCATTGCGGATATTATCAGCAATAACACCGCGTCGGCCCTGATCTTTAATGACCAGAACGCTGCCCAGTTGACTTTGCAGGGGTTGACTGGCAATCCGCGGATTCTTAAAGCTCAGATTCTCTCTCCTGAAGGGAAAGTCTTTGCCGAGTATGGCTCATCAGGCTTAAAAACGAATCTGCTATCCATGTCGCCGGCAGGAAAGAAGGCCTTCTGGGATTGGCATAGCCCGGAAGAAGTTATACAGAAGATCACTGTCGATGGTCGCGAGGTCGGGACCGTTGTCATTCAGTCAAATTCGGCAGGGTTGCGGGAAAAACTTGACCTCTTTTTAGTTGTTGCCGCCATCTCTATGCTGGTGTCGGGGCTGATCGCCTATGTCGTCTCAACTCGGTTGCAAGGGTTGATCTCGGAGCCGATCATGCGCCTGGTGCAAACCATGAAACGGGTTTCCCAGGAAAAGAACTATCAGCTTCGCACGAAAAAGAACAGCAACGATGAAATCGGCACACTTATCGATGGTTTTAATGAAATGCTGGAAGAAATTGCCGAGCGGGATGAGCTTCTCCGGCAACGCCATGACCATCTACAGCAGCTAGCGCACTTTGACAGTCTCACTCGTCTCCCTAACCGGGTGCTCTTCTATGACCGGATTAGCCAGGCTCTTCTCCAGGCCGCCAGGCTGAAGCAGAAAGTCGCCATCCTTTTTGTTGATCTCGATCATTTCAAGGATATCAACGACACTCTAGGGCACCGAATCGGCGATCTTCTTTTGATCGAGGTCGCGAGCCGCCTCCAGGAGATTGTGCGTGCCTGTGACACCGTCGCGCGGATGGGGGGGGACGAGTTCACCCTCTGTTTGCAGAATATGGAGCATCCGGACAATGCCGGTCTGGTGGCACAGAAAATTGTCAACAGTCTGGCCCGGCCCTATACGATCGAAGGGGAGGATATCTTCGTCAGTGCCAGTGTCGGCATCACCCTCTTTCCTGTTGATGGGGTGAGTGTTGATGAATTACTGAAAAATGCCGACACCGCCATGTATCACGTCAAGGATCATGGCAAAAACATGTTTCAGTTCTTCTCCCAGGAGATGAATGACAAAACCTGTTCGCGGCTGGCCCTGCATAACAGTCTGCGTTATGCCCTCGAGCGGAACGAATTCCTCCTTTACTATCAACCAAAATTTGATATTGCCAGCCGGCAGCCGACCGGCATGGAAGCCCTGTTACGCTGGAACAATCCGGAAAAAGGGATCATTGTTCCCGATAAGTTCATCCCTCTTGCTGAAGAGACCGGCCTGATTGTTCCGATTGGCGAGTGGGTGCTGCGGACCGTCTGTGAGCAAATAAATAGTTGGCAAGCGCAAGGAAACCCGCCCCTGCGGGTCTCGATAAATATTTCTCCGGTCCAGTTCAGAAGGGATGATTTTGCTGAGTCGATCCTCAGGATTTTGGAAGAAACCGGCGTTAACCCGAATCTTCTTGAGTTGGAACTCACCGAGAGCGCGCTCATGCAGAACACGGCTTCAACGGTTGCAATCCTCCATAAATGCAGAAATCTCGGCATGCACATCTCTATCGATGATTTTGGCACCGGCTACTCTTCCTTGAGCTATTTGAAACGATTCCCGATCGATACCCTGAAGATTGACCGATCGTTTATTTTTAATCTCACAGAAAACCGGGATGACAACGCCATTGTCACGGCAATCATTGCCATGGCTCACAGCCTTAATCTCAAAATCATCGCCGAAGGGGTTGAAACAGAGGGTCAGTTGGCTTTTCTGGTGGAGCAGGGGTGTGAAGAAATGCAGGGGTATCTGTACAGTCGGCCGTTACCTGCAAAAGAGATCGACAAGCTGTTTGCGACCCTGATGCCGCCCAAGATAGCCGATAGACAGTAA
- a CDS encoding DNA-binding response regulator has product MGAEMSISLVLADDHPLILNGLSNLLLLEDDLKVLATCANGVEAIGAVRSHRPDVAVMDICMPEMSGLEVCRKIREDKLPTRLVILTAMLKEEEMSEAVHLGVHGIVLKEMAPQLLIQCIRKVHAGEQWLERRATKHVLEKMLRRETGAREVSTILTHREIELVRMVAGGLRNKEVAEKLFISEGTVKVHLHNIYEKLNIDSRMELLKYAQEKSLV; this is encoded by the coding sequence ATGGGGGCTGAAATGTCTATTAGTCTTGTTCTCGCTGACGACCACCCGCTTATCCTGAACGGTCTGAGCAACCTCCTTCTTCTGGAAGACGACCTAAAGGTTCTGGCGACCTGTGCCAACGGCGTCGAAGCAATTGGGGCGGTGCGCAGTCACCGCCCGGACGTGGCGGTCATGGATATTTGTATGCCTGAAATGAGTGGACTGGAGGTCTGCAGAAAAATCCGGGAGGATAAACTTCCGACGCGGCTGGTGATACTAACGGCAATGCTCAAGGAAGAGGAAATGTCCGAAGCGGTTCATCTGGGGGTGCATGGCATCGTTTTGAAGGAGATGGCACCCCAACTCCTTATCCAGTGCATTCGCAAAGTGCACGCGGGTGAGCAGTGGCTGGAGCGCCGCGCTACCAAACATGTCCTGGAAAAGATGCTGCGGAGAGAAACAGGGGCGCGCGAGGTGTCAACCATTCTCACTCACCGGGAAATCGAACTGGTCAGGATGGTCGCCGGCGGCCTGCGCAACAAGGAAGTCGCTGAAAAGCTTTTCATCAGTGAGGGGACGGTCAAGGTTCACCTGCATAACATTTACGAAAAACTGAATATTGACAGCCGGATGGAGCTTTTGAAGTATGCTCAGGAGAAGAGTTTGGTGTAA